In Chloroflexota bacterium, one genomic interval encodes:
- the mnmA gene encoding tRNA 2-thiouridine(34) synthase MnmA, which produces MSQRKRVIVGMSGGVDSSVTAALLVEQGYDVVGITLNLWPEIDGAEENPREDACCALGAVEDARRVADRLGIRYYVMNFRDIFEEKVVKDFIGEYSRGRTPNPCVRCNQFIKFDALLARCAQFGADYVATGHYVRVEHDAALDRWQLRKAADPSKDQSYVLYVMTQDRLARALFPLGALSKAETRALAEQWKLPVARKPESQDICFVPYKRYTEFLEKHAPETLQEGPIVDAAGQRVGTHKGIALHTVGQRRGLGMVAQEPRYVTGLDAATNTVMIGTLDDLQRAECTLDDMNWVRIAAPHEPIRTYARIRYRSELAPATVYAEPGSRARVVFDEPQRAVTPGQAVVFYDGEYVVGGGTIEN; this is translated from the coding sequence ATGAGCCAGCGCAAGCGCGTCATCGTGGGGATGAGTGGCGGGGTGGACAGCTCGGTCACGGCCGCCCTGCTCGTCGAGCAGGGCTACGATGTCGTGGGGATCACCCTGAACCTCTGGCCCGAGATCGACGGCGCCGAGGAGAACCCGCGCGAGGACGCCTGTTGCGCCCTGGGGGCCGTCGAGGACGCGCGCCGCGTGGCCGACCGGCTCGGCATCCGCTACTACGTCATGAACTTCCGCGACATCTTCGAGGAGAAGGTCGTCAAGGACTTCATCGGCGAGTACTCCCGTGGCAGAACCCCGAATCCGTGCGTCCGCTGCAACCAGTTCATCAAGTTCGATGCGCTGCTGGCCCGCTGCGCCCAGTTCGGGGCCGACTACGTCGCCACCGGCCACTATGTGCGCGTCGAGCACGACGCGGCGCTCGACCGCTGGCAGCTGCGGAAGGCCGCCGATCCGAGCAAGGATCAGTCCTACGTCCTCTACGTGATGACGCAGGACCGGCTGGCGCGGGCGCTGTTCCCGCTCGGCGCGCTGAGCAAGGCCGAGACGCGCGCCCTGGCCGAGCAGTGGAAGCTGCCCGTCGCCAGGAAGCCCGAGAGCCAGGACATCTGCTTCGTGCCGTACAAGCGGTACACCGAGTTCCTCGAGAAGCACGCGCCTGAGACGTTGCAGGAGGGGCCGATTGTCGACGCGGCCGGGCAGCGCGTCGGGACGCACAAGGGCATCGCGCTGCACACCGTCGGGCAGCGGCGCGGCCTCGGCATGGTGGCCCAGGAGCCGCGCTACGTCACCGGCCTCGACGCGGCGACCAACACCGTGATGATCGGCACGTTGGACGATCTCCAGCGGGCCGAGTGCACCCTGGACGATATGAACTGGGTCCGCATCGCCGCGCCACACGAGCCGATCCGCACGTACGCCCGCATCCGCTACCGTTCGGAGCTGGCGCCGGCCACCGTCTACGCCGAGCCGGGCAGCCGGGCACGCGTCGTCTTCGACGAGCCGCAGCGGGCCGTGACGCCCGGGCAGGCGGTCGTGTTCTACGACGGCGAGTACGTCGTCGGCGGCGGCACCATCGAGAACTGA